The following proteins are co-located in the Pararge aegeria chromosome 3, ilParAegt1.1, whole genome shotgun sequence genome:
- the LOC120637048 gene encoding glycerophosphocholine phosphodiesterase GPCPD1-like has product MQPWFFLSDRKKEKIQLPRKMSLKNLPEKPEILSQDWTFSVYVPNVGPKEKVVITGSTAELGEWNYKKCVILDYMEEKGIWTRNLVIPNTCDVFYRYAICLINEENNDIIVRKWETHIHPRVIKENILEPGTDIFGEYDGKQKICRGWLTSQTLVQFKFMNSPLKLKSRLGGRLMNIKVTPVQLSFGTEPHVEDSSLSTDTMDVEVPMGVYVEVATLDDDPAICHLQPQEQFGREYKQDGVLLVNVFAPNPKGLAYLIDFYSYSTQASIEDPPCHIGYTYVLPNMFKPSEGNLELPVTCNVKHRPLGTVNFEYLIVCPMEDSLCKLDVSYTKHWDPTWTGLEVGHRGLGASFKTKEGNAIRENTIASLKKAAASGADMLEFDVQLSKDMIPVIYHDFHVCISMKRKKEVDFTEMLELPVKDLTLEHLQKLKVYHLVEGRNHEILFFDEDLEEHQPFPTLEEALKALDEHVGFNIELKWTMEMEDGTFELNNPFDMNTYVDKVLEVVLKNAGQRRIVLSCFNPDICTMVRNKQNKYPVMFLTVGVTEKYQPYRDPRCLSIPAAVQNAISSDILGIVAHTEDLLRDPTQVKLAKDAGLVLFCWGDDNNDKNTIMKLKEMGLHAVIYDKLDQYITKEVKESIFLMEARESQRDIMRMAALDALPLSDASSSTHTMGDSATRPFLDLSVRHKVGVPSTVTSLESLASTIEIRDEPVDKKLKRNRDLIMSIDKESQVKEQRGTFKGLFPAGDASKGSPKKSRVNDL; this is encoded by the exons ATGCAAccttggttttttttatcagaccgtaaaaaggaaaaaattcaACTTCCAAGAAAAATGTCTTTAAAAAATCTTCCTGAAAAACCAGAAATCTTATCACAGGACTGGACATTCAGTGTATATGTCCCAAATGTTGGGCCCAAGGAGAAGGTTGTCATAACGGGAAGTACCGCAGAGCTTGGAGAATGGAATTACAAGAAATGCGTTATCCTAGATTATATGGAAGAGAAAGGAATTTGGACAAGAAATCTAGTCATTCCAAATACCTGTGATGTCTTTTATCGCTATGCAATATGTCtcataaatgaagaaaataatgatataattgTGCGCAAATGGGAAACTCATATCCACCcaagagttataaaagaaaatattcttGAACCTGGTACAGACATATTTGGTGAATATGATGGCAAACAGAAAATCTGTAGAGGATGGCTCACGTCACAAACTTTAGTACAGTTTAAATTTATGAACAGTCCTTTGAAATTGAAGAGTCGACTTGGTGGTAGGCTCATGAACATAAAAGTAACACCTGTGCAGCTATCTTTTGGAACTGAACCTCATGTCGAAGATTCCTCTTTGAGTACAGATACAATGGATGTTGAAGTTCCGATGGGTGTATATGTTGAAGTGGCAACTCTTGATGATGACCCTGCTATTTGCCATCTGCAGCCTCAGGAACAATTTGGTAGAGAGTATAAACAGGATGGAGTCCTCTTGGTCAATGTCTTTGCCCCTAACCCAAAGGGCCTTGCATATTTAATAGACTTCTACTCCTATAGTACCCAAGCTTCTATAGAAGACCCTCCATGCCATATTGGGTATACCTATGTCCTTCCAAATATGTTTAAGCCTTCTGAAGGTAATTTAGAATTACCTGTTACATGTAATGTAAAACACAGACCGCTAGGCACAGTTAACTTTGAATATCTTATAGTTTGCCCTATGGAAGATAGCCTTTGTAAGTTAGATGTCTCCTATACAAAGCATTGGGATCCAACTTGGACAGGATTAGAAGTTGGCCATAGAGGACTAGGTGCTAGTTTTAAAACCAAAGA gGGAAATGCCATTCGTGAAAACACAATAGCTTCCCTTAAAAAAGCAGCTGCCAGTGGGGCAGACATGCTGGAATTTGATGTGCAGCTCAGTAAAGACATGATACCCGTCATATATCATGATTTTCATGTGTGTATttcaatgaaaagaaaaaaggagGTTGACTTCACTGAGATGCTTGAATTGCCAGTCAAAGACTTGACCTTGGAGCATCTCCAGAAACTGAAG GTTTACCATCTTGTTGAAGGGCGAAACCATGAAATTTTGTTCTTTGATGAAGACCTAGAGGAACACCAACCCTTTCCAACTTTAGAAGAAGCATTAAAAGCTCTAGACGAACATGTTGGCTTCAATATTGAACTAAAGTGGACCATGGAGATGGAAGATGGCACCTTTGAACTTAACAATCCGTTTGATATGAACACTTATGTTGATAag GTTTTAGAAGTGGTTTTGAAAAATGCTGGACAGCGTCGGATAGTACTTTCTTGTTTCAATCCAGATATTTGCACCATGGTccgaaacaaacaaaacaagtatCCGGTTATGTTTTTAACTGTG GGCGTCACGGAGAAGTATCAGCCATACCGTGACCCTCGGTGTCTATCAATCCCGGCTGCCGTACAAAATGCAATCAGCTCCGACATTTTAGGCATTGTTGCACATACCGAGGACTTACTCAGGGATCCTACACag GTCAAATTGGCAAAAGACGCTGGTCTAGTCCTATTCTGTTGGGGAGATGACAACAATGATAAGAACACAATAATGAAGCTCAAGGAGATGGGTCTGCATGCTGTGATATACGACAAACTCGATCAATACATAACCAAAGAAGTTAAG GAAAGCATATTCCTGATGGAGGCGCGCGAGTCCCAGCGGGACATTATGCGTATGGCCGCGCTGGACGCTTTGCCTCTTAGCGACGCCTCGTCGTCGACTCACACCATGGGCGACTCAGCCACGCGCCCCTTCCTCGACCTCTCAGTACGCCACAAGGTGGGTGTGCCTTCCACTGTCACCTCGCTGGAGTCACTCGCCTCAACCATCGAAATACGGGACGAGCCCGTTGACAAAAAATTGAAACGAAACAGAGATCTCATTATGAGCATAGACAAAGAATCCCAAGTGAAGGAGCAGCGGGGCACGTTCAAGGGTCTATTCCCGGCGGGCGATGCATCCAAAGGCTCTCCGAAAAAATCGCGTGTTAACGATTTGTAG